From one Nonomuraea polychroma genomic stretch:
- a CDS encoding copper transporter: MIDFRYHLVSIVAIFLALAVGIVLGTTLLQDPAIDLAKRTSDELTNTNNGLRADLDVLRGREAGNDAFITAQTPEMVASALVGQRVLLIESPGSSTAMREAAQQAIGQAGAEISGRLTLTEKFLDPAGKGVLDGLVNQLKPANMVFPATATSWDRAASLLAASLMTNDPAQANTPNAATGEVLGAFETGGLVSTDGDPAKRATLAVMLAPEKPYEGETAEVLADALVSVAEGFDAASKGTVLAGAVPPAGTATGDAISAARDDSEVSRRVSTVDTADMPAGRVVIVYALREQLTGRAGQYGIGKGASGMLPPVTSASPTPTTQSGS; encoded by the coding sequence GTGATCGATTTCCGCTATCACCTCGTCTCCATCGTCGCGATCTTCCTTGCGCTGGCGGTGGGCATCGTCCTGGGCACCACGCTGCTCCAGGACCCCGCGATCGACCTGGCCAAGAGGACCAGCGACGAGCTGACCAACACCAACAACGGGCTGCGGGCCGACCTCGACGTCCTGCGCGGCCGGGAGGCCGGCAACGACGCCTTCATCACCGCGCAGACGCCGGAGATGGTGGCCAGCGCCCTGGTCGGCCAGCGGGTGCTGCTCATCGAGTCGCCCGGCTCGAGCACCGCCATGCGTGAGGCCGCCCAGCAGGCGATCGGCCAGGCGGGAGCGGAGATCTCCGGGCGTCTCACGCTGACCGAGAAGTTCCTCGACCCGGCCGGCAAGGGCGTGCTCGACGGCCTGGTCAATCAGCTCAAACCGGCGAACATGGTCTTCCCGGCCACCGCCACCAGCTGGGACCGGGCCGCCTCGCTGCTCGCCGCGTCCCTCATGACCAACGATCCCGCCCAGGCCAACACGCCGAACGCCGCCACCGGCGAGGTCCTCGGCGCCTTCGAGACCGGCGGACTGGTCAGCACTGACGGCGACCCCGCCAAGCGGGCCACGCTCGCCGTGATGTTGGCGCCGGAGAAGCCGTACGAGGGTGAGACCGCCGAGGTGCTGGCCGACGCGCTGGTCTCGGTGGCCGAGGGGTTCGACGCGGCGAGCAAGGGCACGGTGCTGGCCGGCGCCGTCCCGCCCGCCGGCACCGCCACGGGCGACGCGATCAGCGCCGCACGCGACGACAGCGAGGTCTCCAGGCGCGTCTCCACCGTCGACACCGCCGATATGCCCGCGGGCCGTGTGGTGATCGTCTATGCTCTCCGGGAGCAACTGACCGGGCGCGCCGGCCAATACGGCATCGGCAAGGGGGCCTCGGGGATGCTGCCCCCGGTGACGTCCGCCAGCCCGACACCCACCACCCAGTCAGGGAGCTGA
- the steA gene encoding putative cytokinetic ring protein SteA, producing MKVPGSKMPGLRGRKVGDLPGITAVARIDRRTKRLTKRLQPGEIAIIDHVDVDRVSAEALVACGAAAVINVASGISGRYPNLGPQILLDAGVPFIDNANTELFERVKDGDVVRICDGVVYLDEDVVGKGEQQTPEAVEAAMAEARAGLAVQIEAFAVNTMEYVRGEGKLLIDGVGVPEIRTNMEGRHVLIVVRGYHYKEDIATLRPYIREYRPILVGVDGGADALMEAGYLPDVIVGDFDSVSTKALTCGAELVVHAYRDGRAPGLERVHQLGREAVIFPATGTSEDIAMILADDKGAELIVAVGTHGTLEEFLDKGRSGMASTFLTRLIIGSKLIDAKGVSRLYRSRISTPQLLLLVITALITIVVALVSAPIGRTWLNGLQDAWNAFIFWLVGLFS from the coding sequence ATGAAGGTTCCGGGGAGCAAGATGCCGGGCCTCCGCGGCAGGAAGGTCGGTGACCTTCCCGGCATAACGGCAGTGGCGAGAATCGACCGGCGTACCAAGAGGCTCACCAAGCGCCTCCAGCCCGGGGAAATTGCGATTATCGACCATGTTGACGTGGACCGGGTCAGCGCGGAGGCACTTGTCGCATGCGGGGCTGCGGCCGTGATCAACGTCGCGTCCGGCATCAGCGGCCGCTATCCCAATCTAGGGCCCCAGATCCTGCTCGACGCGGGCGTGCCGTTCATCGACAACGCCAACACGGAGCTGTTCGAGCGGGTCAAGGACGGCGACGTCGTCAGGATCTGCGACGGGGTCGTCTACCTCGACGAGGACGTGGTCGGCAAGGGCGAGCAGCAGACCCCCGAGGCGGTCGAGGCCGCCATGGCCGAAGCGCGGGCCGGGCTGGCCGTGCAGATCGAGGCGTTCGCCGTCAACACGATGGAGTACGTCCGCGGCGAGGGCAAGCTGCTCATCGACGGGGTCGGCGTACCCGAGATCCGGACGAACATGGAGGGCAGGCACGTCCTCATCGTGGTCCGCGGCTACCACTACAAAGAGGACATCGCCACCCTCCGCCCGTACATCCGCGAATACCGGCCCATCCTCGTCGGCGTCGACGGCGGGGCCGACGCGCTGATGGAGGCCGGCTACCTGCCCGACGTGATCGTGGGCGACTTCGACTCCGTCTCCACCAAGGCCCTGACCTGCGGCGCGGAGCTCGTCGTGCACGCCTACCGCGACGGCCGGGCCCCAGGCCTGGAGCGGGTGCACCAGCTCGGCCGCGAAGCGGTGATCTTCCCCGCCACCGGCACCAGTGAGGACATCGCGATGATCCTGGCCGACGACAAGGGCGCCGAGCTGATCGTCGCCGTCGGCACCCACGGAACGCTGGAGGAGTTCCTCGACAAGGGGCGCTCCGGCATGGCCAGCACCTTCCTCACCCGGTTGATCATCGGCAGCAAGCTCATCGACGCCAAGGGCGTGAGCAGGCTCTACCGGAGCCGCATCTCCACCCCGCAGCTGCTGCTCCTCGTGATCACCGCGTTGATCACGATCGTCGTCGCACTCGTCTCCGCGCCGATCGGCCGCACCTGGCTGAACGGCCTGCAAGACGCCTGGAACGCGTTCATCTTCTGGCTGGTCGGACTCTTCTCGTGA
- the recN gene encoding DNA repair protein RecN: MRPRVEEVRIQGLGVIDEAVLELSPGFNVVTGETGAGKTMVVTGLGLLFGGRADPSRIRPGADRASVEGTLVIESGGRVAQQVEDIGGEVEDGTLIISRQVSAEGRSRAWLGGRTVPVGTLTYLADDLVAVHGQMDQQRLLQPARQRAALDRYAGDELVKPLRAYTQAYKRHKQVAALLEELTTRARERAQEADRLRFGLEEIEKVDPKPGEDVDLRSEEERLSHADALRSAATTAHTALLGDPMEAAGSPHDVISLLGEARAAVEAVRDFDTQLAGVADRLAEAGYLISDVATDLAAYAESIEADPARLAAVQERRSVLSGLIRKYAEDSAGVLAWAQQAAARLGELEGDDERIDELTREHDELTDKLTDLAAELTRVREAAAEQFGQAVTEELTALAMPHARVVVQLTQSAEFGPEGVDEVELRMAAHPAAPPLPLNKGASGGELSRVMLAIEVVFAGADPVPTFVFDEVDAGVGGKAAVEIGRRLARLARTAQVIVVTHLPQVAAFADQHLVVEKASDGSVVRSGVTALDHEGRVRELSRMLAGLEDSELGRAHAEELLGLAASDR; this comes from the coding sequence GTGCGACCAAGGGTCGAGGAGGTCCGCATCCAGGGGCTCGGCGTCATCGACGAGGCCGTGCTCGAGCTTTCGCCGGGATTCAACGTGGTCACCGGCGAGACGGGCGCGGGCAAGACGATGGTCGTCACCGGGCTCGGGCTGCTGTTCGGCGGCCGGGCCGACCCCTCGCGCATCCGCCCGGGGGCCGATCGGGCGAGCGTGGAGGGCACGCTGGTCATCGAGTCGGGCGGGCGGGTCGCCCAGCAGGTCGAGGACATCGGTGGCGAGGTCGAGGACGGCACACTGATCATCTCGCGCCAGGTGTCGGCCGAGGGGCGGTCCCGGGCCTGGCTCGGCGGCCGCACGGTGCCCGTCGGCACCCTGACCTACCTGGCCGACGACCTGGTGGCGGTGCACGGGCAGATGGACCAGCAGCGGCTGCTCCAGCCCGCCAGGCAGCGCGCCGCGCTCGACCGCTACGCCGGCGACGAGCTCGTCAAGCCGCTGCGTGCCTACACGCAGGCGTACAAGCGGCACAAGCAGGTCGCCGCGCTGCTGGAGGAGCTGACCACCAGGGCCAGGGAGCGGGCGCAGGAAGCCGACAGGCTGCGCTTCGGCCTGGAGGAGATCGAGAAGGTCGACCCCAAGCCGGGCGAGGACGTCGACCTGCGCTCGGAGGAGGAGCGGCTCTCGCACGCCGACGCCCTGCGCAGCGCCGCGACCACGGCGCACACCGCGCTGCTCGGCGACCCCATGGAGGCGGCCGGCAGCCCTCATGACGTGATCTCGCTGCTCGGTGAGGCGCGCGCGGCCGTGGAGGCGGTGCGTGACTTCGACACCCAGCTCGCCGGGGTGGCCGACCGGCTGGCCGAGGCCGGATACCTGATCTCCGACGTGGCCACCGACCTGGCGGCGTACGCAGAGTCGATCGAAGCGGATCCGGCGCGGCTGGCGGCCGTGCAGGAACGCCGGTCCGTGTTGTCCGGACTTATCAGGAAATATGCCGAGGACAGCGCTGGGGTCCTGGCATGGGCGCAGCAGGCCGCGGCGCGCCTGGGCGAGCTCGAAGGCGACGACGAGCGCATCGACGAGCTGACCCGCGAGCATGACGAGCTGACCGACAAGCTCACCGACCTGGCCGCCGAGCTGACCAGGGTGCGCGAGGCCGCCGCCGAGCAGTTCGGCCAGGCGGTCACCGAGGAGCTGACGGCGCTGGCCATGCCGCACGCCAGAGTCGTCGTGCAGCTCACCCAGAGCGCGGAGTTCGGCCCCGAGGGGGTCGACGAGGTGGAGCTGCGGATGGCCGCTCACCCCGCCGCGCCACCGCTGCCGCTCAACAAGGGCGCCTCCGGCGGTGAGCTGAGCCGGGTGATGCTCGCGATCGAAGTGGTGTTCGCCGGCGCGGATCCGGTGCCGACGTTCGTGTTCGACGAGGTCGACGCGGGTGTCGGCGGCAAGGCGGCGGTGGAGATCGGGCGCCGGCTCGCCCGGCTGGCCCGCACCGCGCAGGTGATCGTCGTCACCCACCTGCCGCAGGTGGCCGCGTTCGCCGACCAGCATCTCGTCGTCGAGAAGGCGAGCGACGGCAGCGTCGTGCGCAGCGGTGTCACCGCGCTCGACCACGAGGGCCGGGTGCGTGAGCTGTCCCGCATGCTGGCCGGCCTGGAGGACTCCGAGCTCGGCCGCGCGCACGCCGAGGAACTGCTGGGGCTCGCCGCATCCGACCGGTGA
- a CDS encoding NAD kinase gives MKRTVLVAVHTGRGVAVESARLVINRLVDAGITVRVLETEAGEIGCAGVEAVPSDPGAVKDAEVMMVLGGDGSLLRAAELARPAGTPLMGVNLGHVGFLAEAEVDDLAAAVDSVVAGRYDVEERMTIDVIARLNGRVLADTWALNEATVEKQERMLEVVTEIDGRPLSRWGCDGVICATPTGSTAYAFSAGGPVVWPEVEALLMLPISAHALFARPLVVSPRSTLAVEILPATPGGVLWCDGRRRFELPSGSRVEVRRGAEPVRLARLHGVESTGAPFTDRLVAKFELPVQGWRGRVRP, from the coding sequence ATGAAACGGACCGTGCTGGTCGCCGTGCACACCGGGCGGGGCGTCGCCGTCGAGAGCGCCCGCCTGGTCATCAACCGGCTGGTCGACGCCGGGATCACCGTCAGGGTGCTCGAGACCGAGGCCGGCGAGATCGGCTGCGCCGGGGTGGAGGCCGTGCCGAGTGACCCTGGCGCGGTCAAGGACGCCGAGGTCATGATGGTGCTCGGCGGCGACGGCTCGCTGCTGCGCGCCGCCGAGCTGGCCAGGCCCGCCGGCACACCGCTGATGGGGGTCAATCTCGGGCATGTCGGGTTCCTGGCCGAGGCGGAGGTCGACGACCTGGCGGCGGCGGTCGACAGCGTCGTGGCGGGCCGCTATGACGTCGAGGAGCGCATGACGATCGACGTGATCGCCCGGCTGAACGGCCGCGTGCTCGCCGACACGTGGGCGCTCAACGAGGCCACCGTCGAGAAGCAGGAACGCATGCTCGAGGTGGTCACCGAGATCGACGGCCGGCCCCTGTCGCGCTGGGGCTGCGACGGCGTGATCTGCGCCACACCGACGGGCTCGACCGCCTATGCCTTCTCGGCGGGCGGACCCGTGGTGTGGCCGGAGGTCGAGGCGCTGCTCATGCTGCCCATCAGCGCCCATGCGTTGTTCGCCAGGCCGCTGGTGGTCTCGCCGCGCTCCACGCTGGCCGTGGAGATCCTGCCGGCCACGCCGGGCGGTGTCCTGTGGTGCGACGGGCGGCGCCGCTTCGAGCTGCCGTCCGGTTCGCGGGTGGAGGTGCGCAGAGGCGCCGAGCCCGTACGCCTGGCGCGGCTGCACGGCGTGGAGAGCACCGGCGCGCCCTTCACCGACAGGTTGGTCGCAAAGTTCGAGCTTCCTGTTCAGGGCTGGCGCGGAAGGGTGCGACCCTGA
- a CDS encoding TlyA family RNA methyltransferase, producing the protein MTRRIRLDSELVRRGLARSREQAAQLIDAGRVSVGGQLARKPATQVDTASPIVVAASEEGPDYVSRGAHKLLGALDTFRSLTVEGRRCLDAGASTGGFTDVLLRRGAAHVLAVDVGYGQLAWSLRTDERVTVMERVNVRDLTADMVGEPPTLIVGDLSFISLRLVLPALAAVAAPQADFVLLVKPQFEVGKDLVGAGGVVRDPELRRQSVRDAAAKARELGLTVRGVTASPLPGPSGNVEYLLWLGKGEGEPPVAGLEAEIQRAVAEGPQ; encoded by the coding sequence GTGACCCGGAGGATCCGCCTCGACAGTGAGCTGGTGCGCCGGGGCCTGGCGAGGTCGCGGGAGCAGGCGGCCCAGCTCATCGACGCCGGCCGGGTCAGCGTCGGCGGCCAGCTCGCCCGTAAGCCCGCCACCCAGGTCGACACCGCCTCACCCATCGTCGTGGCCGCCTCCGAGGAGGGACCCGATTACGTTTCGCGCGGAGCGCACAAGCTGCTCGGCGCGCTGGACACGTTCCGGAGCCTGACCGTGGAGGGCCGCAGGTGCCTCGACGCGGGCGCCTCCACGGGCGGCTTCACCGACGTGCTGCTGCGCCGCGGCGCCGCGCACGTGCTCGCCGTCGACGTCGGCTACGGCCAGCTGGCGTGGTCGTTGCGGACCGACGAGCGGGTGACGGTCATGGAGCGGGTCAACGTCCGCGATCTGACCGCGGACATGGTCGGCGAGCCGCCCACGCTGATCGTGGGCGACCTGTCGTTCATCTCGCTGCGTCTGGTGTTGCCCGCCCTGGCCGCCGTCGCCGCGCCGCAGGCGGACTTCGTGCTGCTCGTCAAGCCGCAGTTCGAGGTGGGCAAGGATCTCGTCGGGGCGGGCGGCGTCGTCCGCGATCCCGAGCTGCGGCGGCAGTCCGTGCGTGACGCCGCCGCCAAGGCGCGGGAGCTGGGGCTGACCGTGCGCGGGGTGACCGCCAGCCCGCTGCCCGGGCCGTCGGGAAATGTGGAATATCTGCTCTGGCTGGGCAAGGGAGAGGGCGAGCCGCCGGTCGCCGGCCTGGAAGCCGAGATTCAGCGTGCCGTCGCGGAAGGGCCGCAATGA
- a CDS encoding SCP2 sterol-binding domain-containing protein, with amino-acid sequence MASVEECRAALVKLVAQFHEIDEEDRAKHVVERTVSCRVPDLDVIFYGRLHHGGLDPFTEVPPADAKPADVKLTISSDDLIALVDGELDLARALLGGRVKIDASFGDLLRLRKLI; translated from the coding sequence ATGGCAAGCGTCGAGGAGTGCCGGGCGGCATTGGTCAAGCTCGTCGCCCAGTTCCACGAGATCGACGAGGAGGACCGGGCCAAGCATGTGGTGGAACGCACGGTCAGCTGCCGGGTGCCCGACCTCGACGTGATCTTCTACGGCCGGCTGCACCACGGGGGCCTCGACCCGTTCACGGAGGTCCCGCCGGCGGACGCCAAGCCCGCCGACGTGAAGCTCACGATCTCGAGCGACGACTTGATCGCGCTGGTCGACGGGGAGCTGGACCTGGCGCGTGCATTGCTCGGCGGCCGCGTGAAGATCGACGCGAGTTTCGGCGACCTGCTGCGCCTGCGAAAGCTGATCTAG
- a CDS encoding ABC transporter ATP-binding protein yields MGVIIETERLSRSYGDRLAVDGLTLAIAPGEIFGLLGPNGAGKTTTIRMLATLLPPSGGAARVCGFDVVRAAGEVRERIGYVMQQVSPMGYYMLTGREKTEIEAALYHVPRRQVKARAGEVLDLVGLSQDADRLVQEYSGGMQKRLDLACGLLHRPELLILDEPTLGLDVPSRHRMWDHIRALCDQGMTVLLATNYMDEADRLCDRLTIMDHGREVVTGTPAELKEAIGAPSLDEVFLRRTGHTLREEPK; encoded by the coding sequence ATGGGTGTGATCATCGAGACCGAACGGCTGAGCCGCTCCTACGGCGACCGCCTCGCGGTCGACGGCCTGACCCTGGCGATCGCGCCAGGCGAGATCTTCGGACTGCTCGGCCCGAACGGCGCGGGGAAGACCACCACGATCAGGATGCTGGCCACGCTGCTCCCGCCGAGCGGCGGCGCCGCCCGGGTGTGCGGGTTCGACGTGGTGAGGGCGGCCGGAGAGGTACGTGAACGCATCGGGTACGTGATGCAGCAGGTCTCCCCCATGGGCTACTACATGTTGACCGGCCGCGAGAAGACCGAGATCGAAGCGGCTCTCTACCACGTGCCGAGGCGGCAGGTGAAGGCCCGGGCCGGCGAGGTCCTCGACCTGGTGGGGTTGTCGCAGGACGCCGACAGGCTCGTCCAGGAGTACTCCGGAGGCATGCAGAAGCGCCTCGACCTGGCGTGCGGGCTGCTGCATCGGCCGGAGCTGCTGATACTCGACGAACCGACGCTCGGCCTGGACGTCCCGTCGCGCCACCGGATGTGGGATCACATCCGCGCGCTGTGCGACCAGGGAATGACCGTGTTGCTGGCGACGAACTACATGGACGAGGCCGACCGGCTCTGCGACCGCCTGACGATCATGGATCACGGCCGCGAGGTGGTCACCGGCACGCCCGCCGAGCTGAAGGAGGCGATCGGGGCGCCCTCGCTCGACGAGGTGTTCCTCCGCCGCACCGGCCACACGCTGCGCGAGGAACCGAAGTGA
- a CDS encoding ABC transporter permease, translated as MWSQEVLALSRRWLLIVLRERLNLLFSVLQPAVWLVFFAGALGGAMDPRAVGTGDYIAFAVPGIIAFTVVGNGVTAAMPLLFDKETGYLDKLLSMPIRRSSLIVSRFVFQMGMNSAQVVVILLVALVLGVRPASGPLGVLAILVATALLTLALTAAAMALACAVPSHGTFFAITGFASLPLLFMSNAFVPLSAMPGWMEAVARANPLTYAIDAMRLLVLDGWSGGVPLSLGALVVASALLLAVGVWQFARQTRERIA; from the coding sequence ATGTGGTCGCAGGAAGTCCTGGCCCTGTCCAGGCGCTGGCTGCTCATCGTGCTGCGGGAGCGCTTGAACCTGCTGTTCAGCGTGCTGCAACCGGCTGTGTGGCTGGTGTTCTTCGCCGGCGCGCTGGGCGGCGCGATGGATCCCCGGGCGGTCGGCACGGGCGACTACATCGCGTTCGCGGTGCCGGGGATCATCGCCTTCACCGTGGTCGGCAACGGGGTGACGGCGGCGATGCCGCTGCTGTTCGACAAGGAGACCGGCTACCTCGACAAGCTGCTGAGCATGCCGATCAGGCGAAGCTCGCTGATCGTGTCGCGTTTCGTGTTCCAGATGGGGATGAACTCAGCCCAGGTGGTGGTGATCCTGCTGGTGGCCCTCGTCCTGGGCGTCCGCCCCGCGTCGGGGCCGCTCGGCGTGCTCGCGATCCTGGTCGCGACGGCGCTGCTCACTCTGGCGCTCACGGCGGCGGCGATGGCGCTGGCCTGCGCGGTGCCCTCACACGGGACGTTCTTCGCGATCACGGGGTTCGCGTCGTTGCCGCTGCTGTTCATGAGCAATGCGTTCGTGCCGCTGTCGGCCATGCCGGGATGGATGGAGGCCGTGGCCAGGGCGAACCCGCTCACGTACGCCATCGACGCCATGCGGCTGCTGGTGCTGGACGGCTGGAGCGGCGGGGTGCCCCTGTCACTGGGCGCGCTGGTGGTGGCGTCGGCGCTGCTGCTGGCCGTGGGCGTCTGGCAGTTCGCACGCCAGACCCGCGAAAGAATCGCCTGA
- a CDS encoding HAD-IIA family hydrolase encodes MLIDGYDTLLLDLDGVVYLGTHAVPGAPQALEEALGRGVRLAYVTNNASRTPAAIAAHLRELGAPAAAEDVVTSAQAAARLIAERVPPGSNVLVVGGSGLRMAVRDRGLRPVSTATESPVAVVQGIAPGLSYGLLSEGALAVRQGAWFVASNRDSTMPTGRGELPGNGAMVRVIAAATGVEPVYAGKPDPPLHRESVIRTGARRPLVVGDRLDTDIEGAANAGVDSLLVLTGVATAADVLTAEPHHRPTYVAEDLEALHLPYPEVRDGVCGGWRARWQDGMLRLEGEGNRIDGLRAACDAAWAAAGDGRIEEDAVKPVLDRMAG; translated from the coding sequence GTGCTGATCGACGGGTATGACACCCTGCTGCTCGACCTCGACGGCGTGGTCTATTTGGGCACCCACGCGGTGCCCGGGGCCCCGCAGGCCCTGGAGGAGGCGCTCGGGCGTGGCGTGCGGCTGGCCTACGTCACGAACAACGCCTCCCGTACGCCGGCCGCCATCGCCGCCCATCTACGCGAGCTCGGGGCGCCTGCCGCCGCCGAGGACGTGGTGACCTCGGCGCAGGCCGCCGCACGGCTGATCGCGGAAAGGGTGCCGCCCGGGTCGAACGTGCTCGTGGTCGGTGGGTCGGGGCTGCGGATGGCCGTACGGGATCGGGGGCTTCGACCAGTTTCGACCGCTACCGAGTCGCCTGTCGCCGTGGTGCAGGGGATCGCGCCCGGACTGTCGTACGGGCTGCTGTCCGAAGGTGCGCTGGCGGTGCGGCAGGGGGCGTGGTTCGTGGCGTCCAACCGCGACAGCACCATGCCCACCGGGCGGGGGGAATTGCCGGGGAACGGGGCGATGGTGCGGGTCATCGCCGCGGCCACCGGGGTGGAGCCGGTGTACGCGGGCAAGCCGGATCCGCCGCTGCATCGGGAGTCGGTGATCCGTACGGGGGCGCGGCGGCCGCTCGTCGTGGGGGACCGGCTGGACACCGACATCGAGGGTGCGGCCAATGCCGGGGTGGACAGCCTTCTGGTGCTCACGGGGGTGGCCACGGCGGCCGATGTTTTGACGGCGGAGCCGCATCATCGGCCCACGTACGTCGCGGAGGATCTGGAGGCGTTGCACCTGCCTTATCCCGAGGTACGGGACGGGGTCTGCGGAGGGTGGCGAGCTCGGTGGCAGGACGGGATGCTGCGGCTGGAGGGGGAAGGGAACAGGATCGACGGGCTGCGGGCGGCGTGTGACGCCGCGTGGGCGGCGGCAGGGGACGGGCGGATCGAGGAGGACGCGGTCAAGCCCGTCCTGGATCGCATGGCCGGCTGA
- a CDS encoding tetratricopeptide repeat protein: MGRDGNLNDGTSGNPRGSVYDWYQRGVKLLQEGSPAAAAALLERANAAEPESRSILEALARAQFNSRQYAEAAASFRQIVDANPAEDYAYFGLGLSLWRTGDVEGAQEPLAIAVAMRPDERHYVSALKSVRATLRARREM; encoded by the coding sequence ATGGGTCGAGATGGAAACCTCAATGACGGAACCTCGGGCAATCCGCGGGGCAGTGTTTACGATTGGTATCAGCGTGGGGTCAAGCTGCTTCAAGAAGGCAGCCCTGCCGCCGCGGCCGCCTTGCTCGAGCGTGCCAACGCGGCGGAGCCTGAATCGCGCAGCATCCTTGAGGCACTGGCCAGGGCCCAGTTCAATTCCCGGCAATACGCCGAGGCCGCGGCCAGTTTCCGGCAGATCGTTGACGCCAATCCGGCCGAGGATTACGCCTACTTCGGGCTGGGCTTGTCGTTGTGGCGGACCGGGGATGTGGAAGGGGCGCAGGAGCCGCTGGCCATCGCGGTCGCCATGCGTCCCGATGAGCGGCATTACGTGTCGGCGTTGAAGAGCGTCCGCGCTACATTGCGGGCTCGGCGGGAAATGTAG
- a CDS encoding DUF1015 family protein → MPGMGIPELPVPDGLVLRPFRGVRFAVEDPAKVTSPPYDLISDTDVDALLRLHPNNVVRLILPCSHPTNSSPATRTTEPTTQATDATVQAPDLTAGTTDRGAAAAGPAAVPLETRYADARDTLRAWLEAGILVPDEEPALYVYEQSGPDVLQRGLIGDVGLADPGQHIILPHEDVMPGPVADRLALMSTTQANLEPIFLLYEGGDGATTRLVDEVATKRHPVVTAHTEDGLTHRLWAITDKTQIARINADLHDRQALIADGHHRYATYRVLQRQERATRRHHQQQDTHQPPRTDHPKHDDTEHPEQGGPAPAGGLAAPWDFGLALLVDSTAYPPDLKAIHRVIPGLPLAEATAKARGAWQVHEFDDLNEGLAALESAQEPAFLLADESGAHLLTNPDPVQLGGAMPPDHSERWNSLNTSVLTEFVLPKVWGMRDDEQTVWIVHHDTHAAVRLATRTGGTAVLLKPLAVDDVLAVAAGGERVPRKSTSFGPKPRTGLVLRTFAID, encoded by the coding sequence ATGCCCGGTATGGGGATTCCTGAACTGCCGGTGCCTGATGGGCTCGTGCTACGGCCCTTCCGAGGGGTGCGTTTCGCTGTCGAAGATCCCGCCAAGGTGACCTCCCCACCCTACGATCTGATCTCTGACACGGACGTGGACGCCCTCCTGCGACTGCATCCCAACAACGTCGTCCGTCTCATCCTTCCGTGCTCCCATCCCACCAACTCCTCCCCCGCGACCCGGACAACCGAACCCACCACCCAAGCAACCGACGCCACTGTGCAAGCGCCGGACCTCACCGCCGGTACGACGGACCGCGGAGCTGCGGCCGCCGGCCCCGCCGCGGTCCCGCTCGAAACCCGATACGCCGATGCCAGGGACACGCTCCGCGCGTGGCTGGAGGCGGGCATCCTGGTGCCGGACGAGGAGCCGGCGCTCTACGTGTACGAGCAGAGCGGCCCGGACGTGCTGCAGCGCGGCCTGATCGGCGACGTGGGCCTGGCTGACCCGGGTCAGCACATCATCCTGCCCCACGAGGACGTGATGCCCGGCCCGGTCGCCGACCGGCTCGCGCTCATGAGCACCACGCAGGCCAACCTCGAGCCGATCTTCCTCCTCTACGAGGGCGGTGACGGGGCGACGACCCGCCTGGTGGACGAGGTAGCCACGAAGCGCCACCCTGTCGTGACTGCCCACACGGAGGACGGCCTCACGCATCGTCTATGGGCGATCACGGACAAGACGCAGATCGCCAGGATCAATGCCGACCTTCACGATCGGCAGGCATTGATCGCCGACGGCCATCATCGATATGCGACGTACCGCGTGCTCCAACGCCAGGAACGCGCGACCCGGCGCCACCACCAGCAACAAGACACCCATCAACCTCCGCGAACCGACCACCCGAAGCACGACGACACTGAGCACCCCGAGCAAGGTGGGCCGGCCCCCGCCGGAGGCCTGGCGGCTCCATGGGACTTCGGTCTGGCCTTGCTCGTGGATTCCACCGCGTACCCGCCCGACCTCAAGGCCATCCACCGCGTGATCCCCGGCCTCCCGCTGGCCGAGGCGACCGCCAAGGCCAGGGGCGCATGGCAGGTCCACGAGTTTGACGACCTGAACGAGGGACTGGCCGCGCTGGAGAGCGCTCAGGAGCCGGCGTTCCTGCTGGCCGACGAGAGCGGTGCGCACCTCCTGACGAATCCCGACCCCGTCCAGCTCGGCGGTGCCATGCCGCCCGACCACTCAGAACGCTGGAACTCCCTCAACACCTCCGTCCTCACCGAGTTCGTCCTGCCCAAGGTGTGGGGCATGCGCGACGATGAGCAAACCGTATGGATCGTCCACCACGACACGCATGCCGCAGTGCGGCTGGCCACCCGTACCGGCGGCACCGCCGTGCTGCTCAAGCCACTGGCGGTCGACGACGTGCTGGCCGTCGCCGCCGGCGGTGAACGCGTCCCCCGCAAGTCCACCTCCTTCGGCCCCAAACCCAGAACAGGCCTGGTCCTTCGCACGTTCGCGATCGACTGA